Proteins encoded in a region of the Ursus arctos isolate Adak ecotype North America unplaced genomic scaffold, UrsArc2.0 scaffold_2, whole genome shotgun sequence genome:
- the ERI2 gene encoding ERI1 exoribonuclease 2 has protein sequence MATKKLARQLGLIRRKSVAPANGNLGRSKSKQFFDYLIVIDFESTCWNDGKRHQSQEIIEFPAVLLNTSTGEIESEFHAYVQPQEHPILSEFCMELTGIKQAQVDEGVPLRICLSQFCKWIQKIQQEKKIIFATGIPDLPNSEVKLCAFVTWSDWDLGVCLEYECKRKQLLKPVFLNSWIDLRVTYKIFYGRKPKGLSGALQEVGIQFLGREHSGLDDSRNTALLAWKMIRDGCLMKITRFLNKVPTKKNSSVLARNLNTNQVEERSACKSSIQGLSTYDREPKNTENSHGKVQMRSVGVNSPIKVQQDQFQLKSSVKAGLHNGKSYLSFFNTKSSTSLEQLPSASLSTPVQKHVRNEHLAFNAKSKSSAVGSELVLVSTTISSVNHVSDTEMSYALDCLPMLADWEDVALLPASQPEQSIDYVPSISDSNLDTSFNSIERLMVLKEGTEETPQKYGTSKSVVYKSPHTTIYHVKEAKDPDSDVSDFKLPECKPSSFNSVNATMSHPSVLGKYPLLLDSTKRSTKRSLSSPLSFPSAKKQILTVHEEKPTSSDGSPVRSCSQKVLPSILASTVNPQEPWKSGKMTPPLCKCGRRSKRLVVSNNGPNHGKVFYCCPVGKYQENRKCCGYFKWEQTLQKERANSRVLSHSPGGLTFSSPEISHICDRNVNFSTKNSLRLRPSMRN, from the exons ATGGCGACCAAGAAGCTTGCGCG gcAGCTTGGATTAATTAGAAGAAAGTCAGTTGCACCAGCAAATGGAAATCTAGGAAGAAGCAAATCCA AGCAGTTCTTTGACTACTTAATTGTCATTGATTTTGAGTCCACATGTTGGAATGATGGGAAACGCCACCAGAGCCAAGAAATAA TTGAATTTCCAGCAGTATTGCTGAACACATCAACTGGAGAGATTGAATCTGAGTTCCATGCTTACGTTCAGCCTCAAGAACATCCAATTCTTTCTGAATTTTGCATGGAACTCACAGGCATAAAACAG GCTCAGGTTGATGAAGGAGTCCCTCTGAGGATTTGCTTATCTCAGTTCTGTAAATGGATTCAGAAGAttcagcaagagaagaaaattatttttgctacTGGGATTCCAGATCTGCCTAATTCCGAAGTAAAATTATGTGCATTTGTTACTTGGTCAG ACTGGGACTTGGGGGTTTGCCTGGAGTATGAGTGTAAGAGAAAACAACTGTTAAAACCCGTGTTCTTAAATTCTTGGATTGATCTCAGAGTCACTTACAAG ATTTTCTAtggaagaaaaccaaaaggacTTAGTGGTGCCCTGCAGGAAGTGGGAATACAATTCTTAGGACGAGAACATTCTG GGTTGGATGATTCTCGGAATACTGCCCTACTTGCTTGGAAAATGATCAGGGATGGTTGCTTAATGAAAATTACAAGGTTCTTGAACAAG GTGCCCACTAAGAAGAATTCCAGCGTTTTGGCCAGAAATTTGAATACGAATCAAGTTGAAGAAAGATCAGCCTGCAAGAGTAGCATTCAGGGTCTGAGCACATATGATAGGGAgcctaaaaatacagaaaattctcATGGAAAAGTTCAAATGAGGTCAGTTGGTGTGAATTCTCCTATAAAGGTACAGCAAGATCAGTTCCAACTAAAGAGCAGTGTAAAAGCAGGTCTTCACAATGGCAAaagctatttatctttttttaatacaaaatccTCTACTTCTCTGGAGCAGTTGCCATCTGCCAGCTTGAGTACACCTGTGCAGAAGCACGTAAGAAACGAACACCTTGCGTTTAATGCCAAATCTAAGTCTTCAGCAGTTGGTTCAGAATTGGTACTTGTATCAACTACCATTTCATCTGTTAATCATGTTTCTGATACAGAAATGAGTTATGCTCTTGATTGTTTACCTATGTTGGCTGATTGGGAGGATGTAGCTTTACTGCCAGCATCTCAGCCTGAGCAGAGTATAGATTATGTACCTTCCATTAGTGACTCAAACTTAGACACTTCATTTAATTCTATAGAAAGATTAATGGTTTTAAAAGAAGGCACAGAAGAAACTCCTCAAAAATATGGGACCTCTAAGTCTGTTGTATATAAGAGTCCACATACTACTATTTATCacgtgaaagaagccaaagaTCCAGATTCGGATGTTTCTGACTTTAAATTACCTGAATGCAAACCAAGTAGCTTCAACAGTGTTAATGCCACTATGTCCCATCCTTCAGTATTGGGGAAATATCCCCTCCTTTTAGATAGTACTAAAAGGAGTACTAAAAGGAGTCTGTCCAGTCCTCTATCTTTCCCATCAGCAAAAAAACAGATCCTCACTGTTCATGAAGAAAAGCCTACATCATCTGATGGCTCCCCAGTGAGAAGTTGTTCCCAGAAGGTCCTCCCCTCTATCTTAGCTTCTACAGTTAACCCGCAAGAGCCTTGGAAGAGTGGGAAAATGACACCGCCTTTATGCAAGTGTGGCCGAAGATCTAAGAGACTTGTTGTTTCTAATAATGGCCCAAACCATGGAAAAGTCTTCTATTGTTGCCCAGTTGGGAAAtaccaagaaaacagaaaatgttgtGGTTATTTCAAATGGGAACAAACACTTCAAAAGGAGAGAGCCAACAGCAGAGTTCTGTCTCATTCCCCAGGGGGACTCACTTTTAGTTCCCCAGAAATAAGCCATATTTGtgacagaaatgtaaatttttctaCTAAAAATTCATTGAGACTCAGACCTTCAATGAGGAATTGA